One region of Flavobacterium sp. KACC 22763 genomic DNA includes:
- a CDS encoding SusD/RagB family nutrient-binding outer membrane lipoprotein, giving the protein MKKIFIIILTAVTFSSCSDDIEKLNVNVKDPSNVPGEALFTSAQKSLVDQMTNTNVNNNIIRLINQYFTETVYTDESNYDLVTRTIPEQHWQFLYKDVLKDLDQSAKNITNTPLGLTENPLDKQNKLAIIEILNVYTYAILVETFGNIPYSQAINLDYKTPKYDDGLTIYKDLIKRLNNAIAKLNTGGKSFGDNDRIYGGDVPKWIKFANTLKLRMGITISDIPAESALAKATVSSAAPFVFTSNLDNADLKYLTATPNTNPLYVDLVASGRSDFVPTSTIIDMMNNLSDPRRAKYFDNNMDDPSTPEIEYIGGENGSSNSFAQKTHITPTIQAPDFPGTILDYAEAEFLLAEAAERSLYGTPSDAEAHYNAAITASILDWGGTQSDATTYLANPDVAYATAAGTWKEKIGTQSWIAFYNNSFEGWSFYRRLDFPVLVAPPDAVSGFPMRYTYPIIEQSLNKASYTEASAAIGGDAVETKLFWDKF; this is encoded by the coding sequence ATGAAAAAAATATTTATAATCATACTCACCGCAGTTACATTCTCGTCCTGCTCTGATGATATAGAAAAATTAAACGTGAATGTTAAAGATCCTTCTAATGTGCCAGGTGAGGCATTATTTACCAGCGCACAAAAAAGTTTGGTGGATCAAATGACAAACACTAATGTTAACAACAACATCATAAGATTAATCAATCAATATTTTACAGAGACTGTTTATACAGACGAAAGTAACTATGACTTAGTTACAAGAACAATCCCAGAACAACACTGGCAGTTTTTATATAAAGATGTATTAAAAGACTTAGACCAAAGTGCAAAAAACATTACCAACACACCACTTGGCCTAACTGAAAATCCATTAGACAAACAAAACAAACTTGCAATCATAGAAATTTTAAATGTTTATACGTATGCAATATTAGTCGAGACATTTGGAAATATACCTTATTCTCAAGCTATAAATCTTGACTACAAAACACCAAAATACGATGATGGCTTAACAATCTACAAAGATTTGATTAAACGATTGAATAATGCAATAGCTAAACTAAACACTGGCGGCAAAAGTTTTGGCGACAATGACAGAATCTATGGAGGAGATGTACCGAAATGGATTAAATTTGCAAATACTCTAAAATTAAGAATGGGCATAACCATTTCTGATATTCCAGCAGAAAGCGCATTGGCTAAAGCAACGGTATCAAGTGCTGCTCCATTTGTTTTTACATCGAATCTTGACAATGCAGATCTAAAGTATCTTACTGCGACACCAAACACCAATCCATTATATGTCGATCTTGTGGCAAGCGGTCGTTCTGACTTTGTTCCAACTAGCACTATAATAGATATGATGAATAATTTGAGCGACCCAAGACGTGCGAAATACTTTGACAACAATATGGACGACCCATCTACCCCAGAAATTGAATACATAGGCGGGGAAAATGGCTCAAGTAATTCATTTGCACAAAAAACACATATTACACCAACAATCCAAGCTCCAGACTTTCCAGGGACAATTCTAGACTATGCTGAAGCTGAATTCCTTTTAGCAGAAGCAGCCGAGAGATCTTTATACGGAACACCAAGCGATGCTGAAGCACACTATAATGCAGCAATAACCGCTTCTATTTTAGATTGGGGAGGAACACAATCTGACGCTACAACCTACTTAGCAAACCCTGATGTCGCCTATGCAACCGCAGCAGGAACATGGAAAGAAAAAATAGGAACTCAAAGCTGGATTGCTTTTTACAACAATTCGTTTGAAGGCTGGTCTTTCTACAGAAGATTAGATTTTCCGGTTTTAGTGGCGCCGCCTGATGCTGTGTCAGGTTTCCCAATGCGTTATACTTATCCAATTATCGAGCAGTCGTTAAATAAGGCAAGTTACACAGAGGCAAGTGCTGCAATTGGTGGTGACGCTGTAGAAACTAAGTTATTTTGGGATAAATTCTAA
- a CDS encoding rhomboid family intramembrane serine protease, translated as MSDTNFKFSNSVIGLPLFFVLFLWVVYWLQIRFDFDFYRYGIYPRDFLGLRGVLFSPFIHENLDHLYNNSIPLLILLAAMQFFYPKQTLGVIGYGILFSGLITWVIGRENFHIGASGLIYVLVSFIFFKGIQTKYYRLVALSLTVILLYGGMIWYVFPDVDHSISWEGHLAGLITGFVLSLFYKAPEYAKPIVYDWQRPDFDPNSDPFMKHFDENGNFVVFPNEEEDVNLGYFLSSHPVNYIITRKEEQEEEEN; from the coding sequence ATGAGCGACACTAATTTTAAGTTTTCAAATTCGGTTATTGGACTTCCATTATTTTTTGTCCTTTTTTTATGGGTTGTATATTGGCTTCAAATACGTTTTGATTTTGATTTTTATCGATACGGAATTTATCCTCGAGATTTTTTAGGACTTCGTGGCGTTTTGTTCAGTCCTTTTATTCATGAAAATTTAGATCATTTATATAATAATAGTATTCCGCTTTTAATATTGCTGGCAGCGATGCAGTTTTTTTACCCAAAACAAACTTTAGGAGTTATTGGGTACGGGATTCTATTTTCAGGATTGATTACTTGGGTAATAGGAAGAGAGAATTTTCATATTGGAGCTAGCGGATTAATTTATGTTCTTGTAAGCTTTATTTTCTTTAAAGGTATTCAAACTAAATATTACAGACTAGTAGCTTTGTCTTTAACTGTCATTCTGCTGTATGGCGGAATGATTTGGTACGTTTTTCCAGATGTTGATCATTCTATTTCTTGGGAAGGGCATTTAGCTGGACTTATTACGGGTTTTGTGCTTTCATTGTTTTACAAAGCGCCCGAATATGCCAAACCAATTGTTTACGATTGGCAGCGTCCAGATTTTGATCCAAATAGTGATCCGTTTATGAAGCATTTTGATGAAAATGGAAATTTTGTTGTTTTTCCTAATGAAGAAGAAGATGTTAATTTGGGGTATTTTTTGTCTAGTCATCCAGTGAATTACATTATTACTAGAAAAGAAGAACAAGAAGAGGAAGAAAACTGA
- a CDS encoding SusC/RagA family TonB-linked outer membrane protein: MKLKFNGFLVLLLVLVAQLSFAQERAVSGTVSDNAGMPLPGVSVLVKGTKTGTQTDFDGKFSIKVSPSQILVFSYIGMKTQEVAASSSTVNVKLADAGAQELEGVVVTAFGIKREKKSLGYATTTLKSDALTQVVNTNPFETLSGKIAGVDITAPSQPGAATKVIIRGLNSITGNVGPLYVVDGSPINNTSTGTSNNGVASSSRSYDAGNGVSDLDPNNIESMTVLKGAAASALYGSRAGGGVIIITTKKGKANSGIKVDLLASTELSEVARVPHLQNEFGQGWNGHGYTGNGASNENGSWGPKFNGEVRPWGTVYENSQQIKPYVGLKDNVRDFYNTGVLATQSVNLSGGGDTSDFSLIFSNVNSDGVVPTDADLYKKQSIGFNGGLKGKRLTLRTSLNYIYKDQSVVNTGQGDDAGEGSTLQQDLLQIPTDISIVDLRDYKNNPFNTPSYYFTPYASNPYFTVNENSTKIYGNNIFGNANLSYKITDKLTASWQIGGNFRTERLKSHGAIVNYLPGSPQDIAGSLTVGGVTESRSEFSEFDTFFNLNYNTNLGEDWTLNLLGGFNYNRRESDRLSASITNLGIPGYYELSNSAVRPVLTQSNTLRKTGAVYASAEFAFKNRYFATITGREDVTSTLPIGNNAYFYPALSLGAIAIDNGNTFLKLRAAASKIANDTNPYVTENSYITGSAAANFGILASPIGGVSFYEASGRLGNSSLKPESTVEYEVGAEGSFFKNRISYDIALYHKTTSDLIVNLPLDPSTGFTQKAINAGDIVNKGIELSITASPIKNQDFTWSLTYTFTKNLNEVTKLADGFDRIDLAPAYGVTYSAEKGQPIGSFYSLVTKTSPTGQPIVSATTGIDVNTTQVQRIGNSQRDFVMGLQNTFKYKNFNLGMSLDWKQGGEMYSYTKRLSHFVGNGIETTYNDRAPFIVPNSVNEVVAPDGTVSYVENTTPVSFENVANYYNTQSNLAIENTHIVDKTFVRLREINLNYDFPSSLSKNMGLNKITVGIYGRNLFMWTPGDNPYVDPEVSTYGTGVLSDLGEFGANPSQRSVGGVLKLSF; this comes from the coding sequence ATGAAACTAAAGTTCAATGGATTCTTAGTACTTTTATTAGTACTAGTTGCGCAACTTTCTTTTGCGCAAGAAAGAGCTGTTTCGGGAACAGTTTCTGACAATGCAGGAATGCCTTTACCAGGTGTTAGTGTATTAGTTAAAGGAACTAAAACGGGAACACAAACTGACTTTGATGGTAAATTTTCGATCAAAGTATCACCAAGCCAAATTTTGGTATTTAGCTACATCGGAATGAAAACTCAAGAGGTAGCAGCAAGTTCTTCAACTGTAAATGTAAAATTAGCAGATGCAGGAGCACAAGAACTTGAAGGAGTAGTTGTAACTGCTTTTGGTATTAAAAGAGAGAAAAAATCTCTTGGTTACGCGACTACAACTTTAAAATCAGATGCGCTTACTCAAGTAGTTAACACTAACCCTTTTGAAACTCTATCTGGTAAAATTGCCGGAGTTGATATCACTGCTCCATCACAACCAGGAGCGGCTACAAAAGTTATCATCCGTGGTTTGAACTCTATTACAGGTAACGTTGGACCTTTATACGTAGTTGATGGATCTCCAATCAACAACACTTCTACAGGTACTAGTAACAATGGTGTTGCATCTAGCAGTAGATCATATGATGCTGGTAACGGTGTAAGTGATTTAGATCCAAACAACATTGAAAGCATGACTGTACTTAAAGGAGCTGCTGCTTCTGCATTATACGGTTCAAGAGCTGGAGGTGGTGTTATTATCATTACTACTAAAAAAGGAAAAGCAAATTCTGGAATAAAAGTAGACTTATTAGCTTCAACTGAACTAAGTGAAGTTGCAAGAGTTCCTCACTTACAAAATGAATTTGGACAAGGATGGAATGGACATGGTTACACAGGAAACGGAGCTAGTAACGAAAATGGTTCTTGGGGACCAAAATTCAATGGCGAAGTTAGACCATGGGGAACTGTTTATGAAAACAGCCAACAAATTAAACCTTACGTTGGATTAAAAGATAATGTTAGAGATTTCTACAACACTGGTGTTTTAGCTACACAATCTGTAAATCTTAGTGGTGGTGGAGATACTTCAGATTTCTCTTTAATCTTCTCTAATGTAAACAGTGACGGGGTTGTACCTACAGATGCTGATTTATACAAAAAACAATCTATTGGATTCAACGGAGGATTAAAAGGTAAAAGACTTACTTTAAGAACATCTTTAAACTATATCTACAAAGATCAAAGTGTTGTAAACACTGGTCAAGGTGATGATGCTGGAGAAGGTTCTACATTACAACAAGATTTATTACAAATCCCAACTGATATTAGTATCGTAGATTTGAGAGATTACAAAAATAATCCTTTCAACACTCCTTCTTACTATTTCACTCCTTATGCTTCAAATCCATATTTTACTGTTAACGAAAACAGTACTAAAATATACGGAAACAACATTTTTGGAAATGCTAACTTAAGCTATAAAATTACTGACAAATTAACTGCTTCATGGCAAATTGGTGGTAACTTTAGAACTGAAAGATTAAAAAGCCACGGTGCTATTGTAAACTATTTACCAGGAAGCCCTCAAGATATTGCAGGAAGTTTAACTGTGGGTGGTGTTACAGAATCAAGATCTGAATTCTCTGAATTTGATACATTCTTCAACTTAAACTACAACACAAACTTAGGTGAAGACTGGACATTAAACCTTTTAGGTGGTTTTAACTACAACAGAAGAGAAAGCGACAGATTAAGTGCTTCTATCACTAACCTAGGAATCCCAGGTTACTACGAGCTATCTAACTCTGCTGTAAGACCAGTTCTTACACAATCTAATACTCTAAGAAAAACTGGAGCTGTTTATGCATCTGCTGAATTTGCTTTCAAAAACAGATATTTTGCTACAATTACAGGTAGAGAAGATGTTACATCTACATTACCAATTGGCAACAATGCATATTTCTACCCAGCATTATCTTTAGGTGCTATCGCAATTGACAACGGAAACACTTTCTTAAAACTAAGAGCTGCTGCTTCTAAAATTGCAAATGACACAAATCCATACGTTACTGAAAACTCATACATTACAGGATCAGCAGCTGCTAACTTCGGAATTCTTGCATCTCCAATTGGTGGGGTAAGTTTCTACGAAGCTTCTGGAAGATTAGGAAATTCAAGTTTGAAACCAGAAAGTACTGTTGAATATGAAGTTGGTGCTGAAGGATCATTCTTCAAAAACAGAATTAGTTATGATATCGCTTTATATCACAAAACTACATCTGACTTAATCGTTAACTTACCATTAGATCCATCTACTGGTTTTACACAAAAAGCAATCAACGCTGGTGATATCGTAAACAAAGGTATCGAGCTTTCTATTACTGCAAGCCCAATCAAAAACCAAGACTTTACTTGGAGCTTAACTTACACATTCACTAAAAACCTTAATGAAGTTACTAAGTTAGCTGATGGTTTTGACAGAATTGACTTAGCACCTGCATACGGTGTAACTTACTCAGCAGAAAAAGGACAGCCAATCGGTTCATTCTATTCGTTAGTTACAAAAACATCTCCAACTGGTCAGCCAATTGTAAGTGCTACAACAGGAATCGATGTAAACACAACTCAAGTACAAAGAATTGGAAACTCACAACGTGATTTCGTTATGGGATTACAAAACACATTTAAGTACAAAAACTTCAACTTAGGAATGTCTTTAGACTGGAAACAAGGTGGAGAAATGTATTCTTACACAAAAAGATTGTCTCACTTCGTAGGAAATGGTATCGAAACTACTTACAACGACAGAGCTCCTTTCATTGTACCAAATTCTGTTAACGAAGTTGTTGCTCCTGATGGAACTGTATCATACGTAGAAAACACTACACCAGTTTCATTCGAAAATGTTGCTAACTACTACAATACTCAAAGTAACTTAGCGATTGAAAACACTCACATTGTTGACAAAACTTTTGTTAGATTAAGAGAGATAAATTTAAACTATGATTTCCCTTCTTCATTAAGTAAAAACATGGGTCTAAACAAAATTACAGTTGGTATCTACGGAAGAAACTTATTTATGTGGACTCCTGGAGACAACCCTTACGTAGATCCAGAGGTAAGTACTTACGGTACAGGTGTACTTTCAGACTTAGGAGAGTTTGGAGCTAACCCATCTCAAAGATCAGTAGGTGGAGTTTTAAAATTATCATTCTAA
- a CDS encoding DUF5011 domain-containing protein, with translation MKKIFIQLMVILTSGLLFTACDGDSTANVSKVTYYPNLTMHGDALVVLTQGDTYTEKGVDAEANGQPLQVTTTGSVDTSKPTVYKINYSALNSDGFPATVTRTVVVLSNKPSTINLEGTFVRGANVNNVKKLADRKYICDNATGYNVPNDYITLEFYNIDDKQIYAPYAENTSKSGISAESNIGTITDKDHWKWVIYASAVFGTAERIFTR, from the coding sequence ATGAAAAAAATATTTATACAACTAATGGTAATCCTAACTTCAGGATTATTATTTACTGCTTGTGATGGTGATTCAACTGCGAATGTTTCAAAAGTTACTTACTATCCTAACTTAACTATGCATGGAGATGCACTTGTTGTACTAACACAGGGAGATACTTACACTGAAAAAGGTGTTGATGCTGAAGCAAACGGACAGCCTTTACAAGTAACGACTACCGGTTCAGTAGACACGAGTAAACCAACTGTATACAAAATTAACTATTCAGCTTTAAACAGTGACGGATTCCCAGCTACTGTAACACGTACAGTTGTTGTATTAAGCAACAAACCTAGTACGATTAATTTAGAAGGTACATTTGTTAGAGGTGCGAATGTTAATAACGTTAAAAAGTTAGCTGACAGAAAGTACATTTGTGATAATGCTACAGGTTATAACGTTCCTAATGACTACATTACATTGGAGTTCTATAACATCGATGACAAACAGATTTACGCACCTTATGCTGAAAATACTTCTAAATCAGGAATTTCTGCAGAAAGTAATATTGGAACCATTACAGACAAAGACCACTGGAAATGGGTTATTTATGCTTCAGCAGTATTTGGTACAGCTGAAAGAATATTTACACGATAA
- a CDS encoding SusD/RagB family nutrient-binding outer membrane lipoprotein, translated as MKKIATLITALFLLVSCDETFDINRDPDALPPGQANSTIFPAGIAGLAGAQGSYYAIIGGFWSQFWTQNPTSNQYRDIDSYSIGANNYSAAYTAMYDALNDIRTVKAQSEKEGNWNYYLMATVLEVEGSQVLTDLYDDIPYAEANNVNILQPKFNTGKETYELMIADLKAALSKNLSASVGDKPGKDDFIFNGDMEKWTKFGNTLLLKLHMRLTAVNPTLAQSGITTLINSGAQFLDVDAAMTQFEDAADRSNPLYESDRRQLNTTLNLRASKTMFSYLSLNSDPRLAKYYAQPGNPNNQGDWNNTSVPNLSLVQLSPLTPVFFISKEESYFLQAEALTRYYGGAGAKAKYDAGVTAALVRWGQTATDAAGFVNGAYAFPATGTDAQIEAIITQKWIASFPGNGYESFLEQNRTGYPKESAVKQSSELYIPGQLAIAVETKTGNVFPRRIVLPNVVTTRNPNAPAAKLITDKVWWDVN; from the coding sequence ATGAAAAAGATAGCAACATTAATAACAGCTCTTTTCTTATTAGTGTCATGTGATGAAACATTTGACATTAACAGAGACCCGGATGCATTGCCTCCTGGACAAGCAAATAGCACAATATTTCCTGCTGGTATTGCAGGACTTGCAGGTGCACAAGGATCATACTACGCTATAATAGGTGGTTTTTGGTCTCAATTTTGGACACAAAACCCAACTTCTAACCAATATAGAGATATTGACAGCTACAGTATCGGAGCAAACAACTACTCAGCAGCTTATACTGCTATGTACGATGCTTTAAACGATATCAGAACTGTAAAAGCTCAATCTGAAAAAGAAGGAAACTGGAACTATTATTTAATGGCAACAGTTCTTGAAGTTGAAGGTTCACAAGTTTTAACAGATTTGTATGATGACATTCCTTATGCAGAAGCTAACAATGTTAACATTTTACAACCTAAATTCAATACAGGAAAAGAAACTTATGAATTAATGATTGCTGATTTAAAAGCAGCGTTATCTAAAAATTTAAGTGCTTCTGTGGGAGATAAGCCAGGTAAAGATGATTTCATTTTCAATGGAGACATGGAAAAATGGACAAAATTTGGAAACACTCTATTGTTAAAATTACACATGAGATTAACTGCAGTTAATCCAACTCTTGCTCAGTCTGGAATCACTACTTTAATTAATTCTGGAGCACAATTCTTAGATGTAGATGCTGCTATGACTCAATTCGAAGATGCTGCTGATAGAAGTAACCCACTTTATGAGTCTGACAGAAGACAGTTAAATACTACTTTGAACTTAAGAGCTAGTAAAACTATGTTTTCTTACCTATCTCTTAATAGCGACCCACGTTTAGCTAAATATTATGCACAACCTGGTAACCCTAACAATCAAGGTGACTGGAATAACACTTCAGTTCCAAACTTATCTTTAGTTCAATTAAGCCCATTAACACCAGTTTTCTTTATCAGCAAAGAAGAAAGTTATTTCCTTCAAGCTGAAGCTCTTACAAGATACTATGGTGGTGCTGGCGCAAAAGCTAAATATGACGCTGGTGTAACTGCTGCTTTGGTAAGATGGGGACAAACTGCAACGGATGCTGCAGGTTTCGTAAATGGAGCGTATGCATTCCCTGCAACAGGAACTGATGCTCAAATTGAAGCTATCATTACTCAAAAATGGATCGCAAGTTTCCCTGGAAATGGTTACGAATCATTCTTAGAGCAAAACAGAACAGGATATCCAAAAGAGTCTGCTGTTAAACAATCAAGCGAATTATACATTCCTGGACAATTGGCAATTGCAGTTGAAACTAAAACTGGTAACGTATTCCCAAGAAGAATTGTATTACCAAACGTTGTAACAACAAGAAATCCAAATGCACCGGCAGCGAAACTAATCACTGACAAAGTTTGGTGGGATGTTAACTAA
- a CDS encoding DUF2490 domain-containing protein, whose translation MLSKSNSKFKIILFRSLFVVLLITNSYGQNTTYNQFWNEIQFNQTISKKWATEIDFAAAYSSTESSPNLFENTIQRSIRGWGHYYFSPRWKFSAFIAYFNNRDVPEIGQFESPETRFALQGIYYFHKTGYTLSTRMRTEFRHMKNKDDDYENVFRYRQQIKYIQPINSKILRGGVIYAIASDEVYFKSGANVTGESFFDRNRFNIGAGYLFSDDFQVELTYCNEYLPRNSGNQTTNAASLTVTFNNLLRNLQKKIKANKHPEVKDEE comes from the coding sequence ATGCTTTCAAAATCTAATTCAAAATTCAAAATTATACTATTCCGAAGTCTGTTTGTAGTTTTATTAATTACAAACAGCTACGGACAAAATACTACATATAATCAGTTCTGGAATGAAATTCAGTTTAACCAAACTATTAGCAAAAAATGGGCTACTGAAATAGATTTCGCCGCAGCGTACAGCAGCACTGAATCATCACCAAACTTATTCGAAAATACTATACAAAGATCTATTAGAGGCTGGGGACATTATTACTTTTCTCCAAGATGGAAATTCTCAGCTTTTATAGCGTATTTCAACAATAGGGATGTTCCCGAAATAGGTCAATTTGAGTCTCCCGAAACACGATTTGCTCTTCAAGGAATTTATTATTTTCATAAAACTGGATATACTTTAAGCACAAGAATGCGTACTGAATTCCGTCATATGAAAAACAAAGATGACGATTATGAAAATGTTTTTAGATATCGTCAGCAAATTAAATATATACAGCCAATCAATAGCAAGATATTGAGAGGTGGTGTTATATATGCAATTGCTTCAGATGAAGTTTATTTTAAATCTGGAGCAAATGTTACGGGCGAAAGTTTCTTTGACAGGAATAGATTCAATATTGGAGCTGGCTATTTATTTTCGGATGATTTTCAGGTAGAATTAACTTATTGCAATGAATATCTCCCACGAAATAGCGGAAACCAGACAACCAATGCAGCCTCACTTACTGTAACTTTCAATAATCTTTTAAGAAATCTTCAAAAGAAAATCAAAGCCAATAAACATCCTGAAGTTAAAGATGAAGAATAG
- the rlmB gene encoding 23S rRNA (guanosine(2251)-2'-O)-methyltransferase RlmB has translation MGKEHQIFGIRAIIEAIQAGKEVDKVFIQKEISSELMKDLMKVMKRANVNFSYVPVEKLNRLTPNNHQGAVATISPIGFIDLEHLVESTIESGAKPLFLILDQISDARNFGAIIRTAECTGVNGIIVQKAGSAPVNGDTVKTSAGAVFNVPICKVEHIKDAIFYLQGSGIKTVAATEKTDQNIYDISLAEPLAIIMGSEDRGINPSVLKIVDEKAKLPMFGSIGSLNVSVACGAFLYEAVRQRT, from the coding sequence ATGGGAAAAGAACATCAAATATTTGGCATTAGAGCCATAATAGAAGCAATTCAGGCAGGAAAAGAAGTAGACAAAGTTTTCATTCAGAAAGAGATTTCTAGTGAGCTTATGAAAGATTTAATGAAGGTAATGAAACGTGCAAACGTTAACTTCTCTTATGTTCCAGTAGAAAAACTAAACCGCCTAACTCCAAACAATCATCAAGGCGCTGTAGCTACCATCTCTCCTATTGGTTTTATCGATCTAGAACATCTTGTTGAATCTACAATTGAGTCTGGTGCAAAACCTCTTTTTCTTATCTTAGATCAGATATCTGACGCTAGAAATTTTGGCGCTATTATTAGAACAGCAGAATGCACTGGTGTAAACGGAATTATTGTACAAAAGGCAGGTTCTGCTCCAGTTAATGGAGATACTGTTAAAACATCTGCAGGAGCTGTATTTAATGTGCCAATCTGCAAAGTTGAACACATAAAAGACGCTATCTTTTATCTGCAAGGCTCTGGAATCAAAACAGTAGCGGCAACTGAAAAAACAGATCAAAACATATATGATATATCATTGGCAGAACCACTAGCAATTATCATGGGATCTGAAGATCGAGGAATTAACCCTTCTGTTTTAAAAATAGTAGATGAAAAAGCAAAACTGCCTATGTTTGGATCGATTGGGTCTTTAAATGTATCTGTTGCCTGTGGTGCTTTCCTATACGAAGCTGTTCGACAAAGAACTTAA
- a CDS encoding lipid-binding protein codes for MKKLKLNITRVLVAILVLTSFVACDEVGDTNPGGTSAEFLAGDWYVSTTNPAGAVIIDHALFSTYNTAANDNTLWLDDHNTAGLKRFKVKVTFNSDNTFSATAAANSYNAKTVTITAGKVEKDAAKSQGGHTVDKISFKAEFSNEPGVIYSYEGHRRTGFLEDEY; via the coding sequence ATGAAAAAATTAAAACTAAATATAACACGTGTACTTGTAGCGATTCTTGTACTTACGTCATTCGTAGCTTGTGACGAAGTGGGAGACACAAATCCAGGAGGAACATCAGCAGAATTTCTTGCAGGTGACTGGTATGTTTCAACTACTAATCCAGCTGGAGCAGTAATTATTGATCATGCTTTGTTCTCTACTTACAACACAGCTGCCAATGATAACACATTATGGTTAGATGATCATAACACTGCTGGTCTTAAGAGATTCAAAGTTAAAGTTACTTTTAACAGTGATAATACTTTCTCAGCAACTGCTGCAGCTAACTCATACAATGCTAAAACTGTAACTATTACAGCTGGTAAAGTAGAAAAAGATGCTGCTAAATCTCAAGGTGGTCACACAGTTGATAAAATCAGCTTTAAAGCTGAGTTCAGCAACGAGCCAGGAGTTATTTACTCTTATGAAGGTCACAGAAGAACAGGTTTCTTAGAAGATGAATACTAA